A single Arthrobacter sp. ERGS1:01 DNA region contains:
- a CDS encoding cation diffusion facilitator family transporter: MSGHDHSHGHSHAGAPGESHQGRIAVALGITLAVFVVQLIGSWLTGSLALLFDSAHVLTDAGGLAMALVAARLMARPSTNRRTWGFARAEVLAATAQAAILLAVGLVVLVEGVQRLFHPADIASQEMIIFGVVGLVGNVISLFVLLGGRSKNFNMRAAFLEVMNDALGSVAVIIAAIIITTTGWVQADAVVAMLIGALILPRTVKLLLETIGVLLESTPAGLDLAKVREHIMELDHVHGVHDLHASQIATGLPILSAHVVVDEGCFHDGHAPTMLDALQKCVAGHFDISIEHSTFQLEPVGHAEHEPGAHH, translated from the coding sequence ATGTCGGGACACGATCACTCACACGGCCACTCGCACGCGGGCGCACCCGGGGAAAGCCACCAGGGACGCATTGCCGTCGCGCTGGGCATCACCCTGGCCGTCTTCGTGGTCCAGCTCATCGGCTCCTGGCTGACGGGCTCACTGGCGCTGCTCTTCGACTCCGCCCACGTACTCACGGACGCCGGCGGCCTGGCCATGGCCCTCGTCGCAGCCCGGCTCATGGCCCGGCCCTCCACCAACCGGCGCACCTGGGGCTTTGCCCGTGCGGAGGTCCTGGCCGCAACCGCGCAGGCCGCCATACTTCTCGCCGTCGGGCTGGTGGTTTTGGTGGAAGGCGTGCAGCGGCTGTTCCATCCGGCGGACATCGCCTCGCAGGAGATGATCATTTTTGGCGTCGTCGGCCTGGTGGGCAACGTGATCTCGCTGTTTGTCCTGCTGGGCGGGCGCAGCAAGAACTTCAACATGCGCGCCGCGTTCCTGGAGGTCATGAACGACGCCCTCGGCTCGGTGGCCGTCATCATCGCGGCGATCATCATCACCACCACCGGCTGGGTGCAGGCCGACGCCGTGGTGGCCATGCTCATTGGCGCGCTGATCCTCCCGCGCACCGTCAAACTCCTGCTGGAAACCATCGGCGTGCTGCTCGAATCCACGCCCGCCGGGCTGGACCTGGCCAAGGTGCGCGAACACATCATGGAACTGGACCACGTGCACGGGGTCCACGACCTCCACGCGAGCCAAATCGCCACCGGGCTGCCCATCCTGTCGGCCCACGTGGTGGTGGACGAGGGCTGCTTCCACGACGGCCACGCCCCCACCATGCTCGACGCCCTGCAAAAATGCGTGGCCGGGCACTTCGACATCAGCATCGAACACTCCACGTTCCAGCTGGAGCCCGTGGGCCACGCCGAGCACGAGCCCGGGGCGCACCACTAG
- a CDS encoding ArsR/SmtB family transcription factor, giving the protein MKPISNAAVLARFGYAISDPTRAQILMELAITPSYPAALAQKLDVSRQSMSNHLSCLRDCGLAVAVQEGRRSRYELAHPALAHALNDLLGVVLQVNPEHNAGHP; this is encoded by the coding sequence ATGAAGCCCATTAGCAACGCGGCGGTCCTGGCCCGGTTTGGCTACGCCATCTCGGACCCCACCCGGGCGCAAATCCTCATGGAACTGGCCATCACCCCGAGCTACCCGGCCGCACTGGCCCAAAAGCTGGACGTGTCCCGCCAGAGCATGTCCAACCATCTTTCCTGCCTGCGCGACTGTGGGCTGGCCGTGGCCGTCCAGGAAGGCCGCCGCTCGCGCTACGAGCTGGCCCACCCGGCCCTGGCCCACGCACTCAACGACCTGCTCGGCGTCGTCCTGCAGGTGAACCCGGAGCACAACGCCGGGCACCCCTAG
- a CDS encoding class II glutamine amidotransferase → MCRLFGLHAGPDPVKATFWLLKAPDSLALQSRREPDGTGIGVFTADGEPEITKQPLAAFADPEFATAARELKSRTFVAHVRYATTGAHTLENTHPFEQDGRIFAHNGAFGELEKLDARLAGLGGADLVRGQTDSERLFALITVETRRHDGDLHAGISAALAWIAENLPVYSLNFILASATDMWAVRYPATHELYVLERAPGGHRRGLPLKAESGRIHAHSRELAGRGSVVIATERMDHDPGWRLLAPGELLHIDADLNVSSSRPVTQSPARVLVVEPQATPPGT, encoded by the coding sequence ATGTGCCGTTTGTTTGGACTCCACGCCGGGCCGGACCCGGTCAAGGCAACATTCTGGCTGCTCAAGGCTCCGGACAGCCTGGCCCTGCAGAGCCGGCGGGAGCCGGACGGCACGGGCATTGGCGTGTTCACCGCAGACGGCGAGCCGGAAATTACCAAGCAGCCGCTCGCGGCCTTTGCGGACCCGGAATTCGCCACGGCGGCCCGGGAGCTCAAGAGCCGGACGTTCGTGGCCCACGTCAGGTACGCCACCACGGGCGCGCATACCCTGGAGAATACGCACCCCTTTGAGCAGGATGGGCGGATCTTTGCCCATAACGGCGCGTTCGGTGAGTTGGAGAAGCTCGACGCGCGGCTGGCCGGGCTTGGCGGCGCGGACCTGGTCCGGGGGCAGACCGACAGTGAACGGCTGTTTGCCCTGATCACCGTGGAGACCAGGCGCCACGACGGCGATCTGCACGCCGGAATCTCCGCCGCCCTGGCCTGGATTGCGGAAAACCTGCCGGTCTACAGCCTCAACTTCATTCTCGCGTCGGCCACCGACATGTGGGCCGTGCGGTACCCGGCGACCCACGAACTCTATGTCCTCGAGCGGGCGCCCGGCGGGCATCGCAGGGGCCTGCCATTGAAGGCCGAGAGTGGCCGAATCCACGCGCACAGCCGGGAATTGGCGGGGCGGGGATCGGTGGTCATCGCCACGGAGCGCATGGACCACGATCCCGGCTGGCGGTTGTTGGCGCCGGGGGAGCTGCTGCACATTGATGCCGACCTCAACGTCAGCAGCAGCCGCCCGGTGACGCAATCCCCAGCCCGGGTGCTTGTGGTGGAGCCCCAAGCGACCCCGCCGGGCACCTGA
- a CDS encoding YciI family protein, translating to MQYVAFYSPSPTGFGKVAEVYSRHLAYVNEQGALGKIIGIGTFDAPETNGAMCIFTSRAAAEEFLAGDPFVQEGVVDASGIREWDPLTFTGATK from the coding sequence ATGCAATATGTGGCGTTCTACTCTCCCAGCCCCACCGGATTCGGCAAGGTCGCCGAGGTCTATTCGCGGCACCTGGCCTACGTCAACGAACAGGGCGCCCTGGGCAAGATCATCGGGATCGGCACGTTCGACGCGCCCGAAACGAACGGCGCCATGTGCATTTTCACGAGCAGGGCCGCCGCCGAGGAATTCCTCGCCGGCGACCCGTTTGTGCAGGAAGGCGTGGTTGACGCCAGCGGGATCCGCGAATGGGATCCGCTGACGTTCACGGGCGCTACGAAATAA